CGTAATATACACAAATTCTCCTACATCTGGTGGATAAATTTCTTCATATTTTCTACAAGATTAATAATACATATAAGAAACTCAAGTTatcaatatatgtacatatagatGTTAAAAAACTTACGCAGCAATAAACATAGCTGCTGTGCCAACCAGCTGTAATTTTGCTCTTACAACACTCATGTATGATAAGAAACGGTCTATATAAGAAACAGCTAAATAAAGTGTTTCAGTTTGTAACCGATATTCTTCAGCTACTTCAACAAGCCAATCCACCAGTATTGATCTCATTGAATATGTTATATCAGGTTGTTTCTTCATATACCCTGGTTTTGGTCTGTGCTGTGtctaaaaaaaatgatttttattttgaagtAATGTGTTCACATAAGCTACttcaaaatcaaaaacaaaCTTTACTCTTGGAatctattataaataaatgagaaaatatATACCTCTGCTATACGTAAATAGTTATATATATCAGCTCTATATTCATCCACATCATAAAAATTTGCTCTCAATTCCTTGATagactctcttcgtttctgaagaTCTTTTTTGGAAGAGGAATAAGTAACAGATTTTTCTAAAGACATTAGACTGTCTTGtgagaaaattatttcattttctttcttttgatcTATGTCTTGAGTAGCAttacaaaatgttaataaatttgAGGAATTGATAGGATTCACCTCTAACCTTGGTTTCTCTCTTTCAAACTTAACATCTTGtatatcttttatttcttttttatccttAGTGTCTCTAAGTACAACAGAAGCTTCTTCTTCTAATTTATCTTCATAGATTTTAAATAtaacttcttctttcttctcctcatAAATTTTAAAAGGCTCAAATTGTGTAGGTATAACTGCTTTTGTTCTTGGAAATTTCTCATCTTTATAAATTTCCTATAAATGAACGAATAAGACCAGTCGATTACCAGATTATGtaatgttaaaaattattcattacatttatttattgagTGCAATAAATAAGGTAAATTGTCGATATTACAAGTCTACAAAAAAACGCGGGAGCAAAAGTAAAAAAGGCATGTATACGTACTGGTTTGGAATTACGTTTACAATTATTGTGAAGTACACCTAGAACTGCACGTTTTGGTGCTTGTAACGTTTGATTTTGAAGGGGCACAGTAATATTTTCTTTGCCACGACGAACATCCACGATACGATTTTCTTGATCTTCATGTACACGAATTGTGGCCATTATTCAGATTTAGTTTTTTTACTTAATATCGTATATATAAatcgaatatttcttttttgtatGTTATTATTATCTTTTAGACACTGCACATGCTCTTTTTTTGTTCTAACGAAGTGTATTTACCGTCCATGCATGGCAGTCAAATTTCGAAGCTCCAAGCAACCCAACAAACTTCAGTTGCCGTTTGATTTCAAACAAACGTAACTTCAACAGCTGGTGATACGTTAAAAGCGTTGCTCAAATAAACCAATGAGAACAGCATGTCTCTTACAAATCGCGAATACACCAATCAGATAAAATTACGAAAATTTGTGTTCTTAAAAGTATTCCACCggcataaataaatataaaatgaaaattattatttataccaGAGAGGAACATGTTCCTCTCTCCTTATActtgataatgaaaataatcttacttataaataaaaatttttctttatttttataagtaattTACAAAAATCTCTCAAACATTTATCTCGTATAGTATCTGTTTTACATGCGTACGCacatatattaatttcaaatttcgaaacacaattctttgattaatttctactaaatataaattaagatACACTTACtatcatttgtaaatttaaatattaaaagttataaaatgattttagttaattattaaatttatttaaattattttggtgtttattattaaaaatatacctAAAGTCATCTTTTCAATCTGCTCATGATTGAGTGTACGAAATTCCAAATCTGTTTGTGGGTAATATGTTGTTGCAAGTTTGTGACGATTAAAATTAAGCTTATCGTTGTTGGTTGGTTTTGCTTGATATATCAAAAGTTTATTTATACAGAAGTTTGTAATGTTTTTACGATATCAGCAACAATTAATATCTCGATTGATATTGCAATAAAAGTTTAATGCGAGAGAATCAATAAGCGTAAAGGTTGAACACGCAGTCACGTATTTCGCGTGCAAACAGTGTGTGAAGTTGGAGTTTTAACCTCGTAAATAACGCTTTGCATTAAGCGGTATATTAGGTGTCGATCAGTCAAGGATCTAAAAGTGATTTAAGAAAGTTTACGTCAAAGATAATGAGTCCATTAAATCGGGGACCTTTATTAGGACCGCGAGTTCCACCGGCTGGTATACGGCCTCCTCCACCTCCAAGATTTGGAGGTAGACTACCACCTCTTGCTTTCCCCCCAGGAATGGCACCACCACCTATAAATCCAGTTTTTGGCCCAATACGACAAAGATTACCGCCACCACCAAGACCAGGTGGAGTAAACAGACCCAGTGGTCCAATGCCACTGTTTGGTCCAAGAGTTAGAGCTATGGCCCCAATGGCTCTACCAATGGGCTTAAGAGGTGCAGGACCTCGAGGACCATTAATGAGACCTTGGCATAGAAGAGCACTACCACCTCAAATTTTGTCTCATATGAGACCACGATTTTCCATAGGAAATGGTAATTCTAAAGGGAAACCATTGAACAATGTGAAAAAAGTTAGCAAACTTGATGTAAGTATGAAATCTGATATTTATGAagtataaatttaatagcaatatacaACTTTATTAGAGTAGAATAAAACCTAACATATGgttagtaatttattttaattttaattgttgtTAAAAGGAGCATTTTAAAGACTACATCTATCTTGTGTAAAAAACTGCttgcatttttcttttgtatttaaaatatcacatttaaataaaatggaTTTTTTAAAAAGGTGGAAGAACttaacaattattttgtaaacataaaataattaaatatatagtgTAGAAAAACTTaagatttaaaatgtaaaaactGTTATTAAATTCTGACCAAAAGCCATTATGATTATTCAGGAATTAGAACTAAAGAAGCCATGGATGACTGATGAAATTCGTagtgaaatacaaaagaaaaataagctGTATGCTAAAGCAAAAAAGAATAAAGATGCAAAAGAATGGGAAGAATTTAAAGATTTGAGAAACAAAGTAACCAGGATGATCAGAGATGCTAAAAATGATTATCTTGCAAAACATCCAGAACaggtattttttcaatttaattttgatatgtataatataaaatgatgTTTTTCATTGATAATAAATTTACAGTTAGTGTGATAAAAAAAGTTAATAGCTTTAACATTCTATTTATAATTGTGCTACAACTGTAAAGATTTATGATACTCATGTTATACTGCGAAAAATATAACACCATTTACagttttataatatacatacaaAATTTGTATTCTTAATATTTAACTATTGTATAATGAAAAGAATTGTACTAAACATTAATTTTAGGTTCATTGAATCAATAAGTAATATACAGACTAAATTTAATATGATCTGATTTCTGTCATGTTACTAAAATctttttgtaaatattgtatgTGGAAAAAAAGTAGACCACCCTGTATAAATAAGTAATTTGCtatgttttaaatataattagtgTTTTTACCTTAAATTTCTCTATTCATATGAAACATACTTAAAGGACTGTATTTGGTGTATCCTTTATCgtagataaaataaaacattcaCTTTACTTTCCAGTCATTTATAgtaagtatttaaaaatatgttttagGTCTGAAGATGTTATAACACATAACATTTAACTAACTTTAGAAGGTTTTTATATACATGTTTATACTTTATATAAAATcagattttttgtttttaatttatagttaatatacaaattaatcaatttaaatctagaatataagaaatattgttaaattgttttactgaaataaaattaataatattacttaTATTCAAAGTAAGCATCATTTACAATGCTTCATTAACTAGTACACTATgtacttaattttattttatttcaatcgaagTTGATAAATTGCTTTGCTTACAGGGTGGTCAAAAAACAGATGATAAGAATACGATTGAATCCGAGGGTGTTCAGAAAACTGAGAATGCGACTGAGCAATCAGAGCAAATGGAGCTAAAGGAGGAGACGCAGCCTTCCAGCAAACAGGCACAGTCTTAAGCTTCAGGCTACTCCTCCTATAAAGAATTGAACAGTCAAATTACACAAGTATTCTGTTTTCAAACTTCAGAACGATTTGATTCCTTATTCTAACATGCAGTATGTTGAAAATACTGCTATTAAGATATCTGTATCAttcttaatttttcatatttccactTTCCATCATTTGTAGATTATcattattttgcaatataaGTTCATTAGCATTTATAATATAAGTGCATGCTGTTAAACTATTACAACAAGACAAATTCGGGAAGAATAGAGTTTATATAgttaaagatatttaaataatagataTTGTCTTATTTCGTGTAATACttatataaagaaaattttttttttcatacttaaTTACATGCTTATGAATGTAAGATTTTGTATATTTCGTGCATATTTTCCATGgtagaaatattaaatatctaTTTCTTTTCTCAAGTTAAATAAGGACTGGCCTTGAAATAGTTATATCAAGCTCTTTAATTGCTCTTTGGCCAGTACAGTGCTGTAAGCTATAACATTCTGAATTAAAAGTTATATGATAAAATGATCTATGTTCTATTGGATATGTaagtaaaatttatataataaaccaGAATAAAATGTTTAGATAGCTTGTGGCTCTGTATTAGTATATGTCAATTTTTGTAATTGTTTTGTTATTATGTGTCGTAGTACTgaatacattttattaatttcaatgataCACGACTTCcacaaaatataaattcaaaaaggacataaatttgtaattaagaTGCGTATTGTAAGAATAAATCGTATTTCTATAAGTTCTAAATCTGGTGTTTCCAATTACTTTGTGAACCACTGAAAGAAAGGCAATTACTATTGCATATGCGTTGAATAATCGTTCTGAAATATGAAACTGATGTTCCTCCATTTTTTGCAAGTAACTTTTGTgtagatattatttttctaaaattgttTATCAATTGCACATATTTTATATTGCCATGTAAGAAGATTATATACTATttacatattaaatatattattttgagCGGTTCACAATAGAAATTTAGTATGTCTTCTAAATTTCAGTATCATAACGTATATATATCCAATCAAACTCTACATTTGAAAACTTTTATATGCTATTTAAGTTGCATCGTGTATTGTATATAGTATATTGTGTTTAtcacaaaatattttatttgggCAATTATAAACAAAATCTTAATTGATGCTAGTAATTGACTTAAAAAACATTGATAAGACATTTTTGTTTCTAGTATTTTAATACACTTGGAAAATGAATTTCTGAATACCCTGGAAAACATcttaaaatgaaacaattatttttatctaacataagtaattatattttttaaacatatttgaTGTGTATATCAAGTAACAGTTTTGTTTAAAAGATCGTGAAAAAATACttctataatattataaatacaatGCACATagtcaatcatttttattaatttgttacatttttCATGTAAGTTTAAATACTCCGGTGATAAAGTACTTAATGTACAATTTCTGTATATGTAAAGTATAAGAAAATGTATAAGTTATTATACCTTAAGAAATTACTTAAAAGatacattatttttcaattttcaaatagacAATTCATTGTATAATATTAACAAGaattggtaaaattgaaaaatgaaggtACGGAACAAAAATCATCTAAAAGTAGTAAAATACCAATCATTGttacttataaataataattactaaGAAGTATTTTTACATTGAATTTCGGTATAAATAGTGTATAAAAGATATTTGAAGTAACCGTTTTTAGGCTCATCTTTATCCAAGTGATGGGGAACCTTATGATCAGAGAGATATAAATGATACCAGTTCAGAGGATGATGAATCGTTTTATTGCGAAGTATGCGATAAAGACTTTTCATCAGAGGATGCTCTTTCTAAACATAAACAAGAACATAAATTTTGTGGTATCGATGGATGTACTTTTTCTGCTTATCCATTGCTTGTTGAAAAACATATAGCAATGCAGCATAGTACTGGTTtgtatcataaaataaaaaatatatcaacTCCAGAAGATATTGAAAAATGGATAATGGAACGGAAAAAGTAAGTTATAACAGAaataaacagaagaaaaaacaaCTGGAAATTgtaacatataatttttaattgtattacAGGAGATATCCTACAAAAGTTAACATTGAATTACGAAATGcggaaaaattggaaaaaacaCAAAGGggagaaataataaaacaaaagcaAGATATTACCAAgcaacataaaagaaaaaagttgttaCGCTCTCGCAATCGAAAAAGAACAGTACAAAAACAACCTACTGAAATTAGCAATACCATTCAACAAAAGGAAACATATAGAGGTTTACCTGAATTCTGTGGAACGTGTAAGCATTCAAGCAGTAAATTATCTAcagtttaatttttgaaatatgcttcttatacgaataaaattttcagcgAATTTACGGGATACTAACTTGCAGATAGAAAGTAAGACTGATGAAACTATTGAAAATGTACCTGAGGAAAATATCAACTATATCTCtgatgaagaagaaatacctacTACATCATCAGAATCTGTGACTACTACTTTGAACATACCTAATTTAGTAGCAAATTATGAAAGTAGTTCTGAAGAAAGTAAGTTTTAagtatttacaattaatttgtTACTTATATTAAGTAATCTcatgtattattattactgtattTATTTATAGGCAATGGCCCTCTAGAAGTACCAATTAAGAGAGAAAAATTGGATAATTTGACAGTAGaagaaaatgatattaaaaaaaatgaaaatgaaattatccaTAATACGCAATCAAGTGTAAATATACAAGAACGACCTGCTCCTCAGTCGTCAGAAAAATTGATGTCTAAAGATTTTAAAtctaaaaagaaacaaaatattgAATCAAATCgggatttaaaaaataaaaaacaaaaatgtgaGATAAACAAGAAACAACCATATACCTCACAATTGTTACAAAAACTACTTTCACGATCTATACAGCACGAAAGGAATTTAATTTGTCAGTGTGTAAAATACATAgtagataataatttttttgattGACAATAACTAATGTTCTATAATGATAtttgataaagaaaaataaataatacaacaatatttatttcttgtttattttgttatatatatgtaaaaacATTTTACGTTCATTAAGTTTTAAAAGAACGTCTTATCTTTTTTTTGTACTGCTTCTTTGGACGTTCCAAAGCACTGTCATCTTCTGATATTCTTTTCTCACCACTTTTTATAGATATAAGATTCTTAGCTTTCTTTCCAGAAAGTACATTACTCCATTCAGTTTCTGATCCCTTGATGGCATACTGTTCtaaattttctcttttcaatttttctaattcaGCCTTTTGTTTTGCTTTCAATTCctgcaaataaaataataagtacATAATTTTACGTTTATATTCAAAAAATACTATCAAGTTTTTTTAAAGATTAGGAAACCTTTGCTGCAGTTTCTAATTCATCATGCAAACTTTTCCCATTGATAGGATTTAATTTGACATCTTCATTGCTCGTTTGGATTTTCATCATAGTACTCTCAATAAAGTTCTCCGCTATTCCATTAAGATACTGTACACATTTCCGTATAATGCGATTAAATAATGCAAGTAATTGTGATGATGGTAAATCTAATTCTTCTGCTaatttatcaacagttttgtgTTGTAAACCTAACCCTAATAAAATGgcctgtaaataaaaatattactttgtAAATAGATACCCGTCAAAagttattaattacattaaagtaataattattaccgATTGTACAGCTGATAGATGAGTATCGCTCATCATATTTAAAAAGTACAAATGAGCTAATGATGGCAATAAATCCATTATTAAATGATAATCTGCCATATTATTGCTATACATGGATAAACGTTTTAAATCATAAGATGTAAAATATACATCTAAAATCTCTTTTGTTAGTGCTAAAAGAAACAACACAACTCTTATATTAGTATCAAGTTAATTGTATCgaaaaatatgtacaaaaataCTAACTTGTAGTCTCTGGCTTAACCGTTTTATTGATTAATATGCTCAATGCCAATGAAGATGGATATGAATTAAATGAGAAAGAAAGTAAATTTATAAATCGTCGTCGAAAATCATTCCAATATGCTTGCAACCACTTACTATCTTCTTGTTCAAAATTTAGCTTATACAACATTATACACGAATACTCTCCTGTTATATCATTTGGTGTTTGTCTAAAAGATGACAATAAACATAttgatatttcatttatgaaaataataataatgaataataataatattcaccTCAAATATACAGGTACGAAATTAGCCCgtttccaaaatttcattaattgttCAGTAACACCGAAAGATACTCCAATATAATCCAAATTTTCTGGACGTCTTTCAGTTAATTTTAAAAGAAGCGGTGGAAGAGAGGCTCGAGGTTCTGAAAGATTCTTATTATAAGAATAAAATCACAAGTTTGAGATATGGtgtaaaaaatgtaattacCAATTTGTTCTTCTAACAAATTCACTTTCTCATCTTCAACTTTAGATATTTCTGTGTTGCATGTTTCTAAGGGTGCTTCACTAATATTaagtattttcatttcataataCTGTTTCAATAATTCTAATGCTCGACTGCCATACCCCATCTATAAcacaattgttaattaaatataagtCAACCTTCACCTTagctattataataaaataaatttactcCGTGATAATCGGGATGTGTTGCAATGCGAACAATGCGTGCCCCGGCTAACATTGGAAAATCTTGATCTTGATATTGTTGTGCCATAGCCCATGGTATGAGATCACCAGCTGCTTTGCGCCCTCGGACAAGACCATCATTCACTGCATTTTTACTCATTTCACCTTCTAAGCAAATCTATATATTATGAAAAAACATAACAACTACAGAATTAAATTTACGTTTATATTTACAGTAATCTCTATGTCATGTAAACTTACTTGAATGACAGCTAATATTTCAGGTAATGATTTTTTGTTTGAATCTATTGGTCCCAAGAGGCAAAAAAGATGATGTGCTGGTGCATCAGACATCATTTGTAAATCATTTGGACTATTCTAAAGCATTATCCAGGTGTAAATAATCTTAAATTTCTTAAGTATTATATCAAAATACTTACTTTGTAATGTGAAGCAACATAAAGAGCAACTAATctttgtaaaaataattcagACGCTTTATGATAAGAAAATAATGTATCTCTGTAAAGACAAAATATTATCATGTTGAATAAAATGTTATCAAGTATTTATAGTTAACATAAACGAATAAATCACCTGTTTATATAATATAACTGGCACATATCAGGAGGCGGGCATCCAGATAATATAAGTGTATGTGTAGCATTTAAACATAATAAATCACACAGCCATTGTTCAATAGAATCTCCTGGCTTATAACGAATAGATTCTTCTAAAGTGAGTTCATGCAACTGCCTTCCAATAACTGTCTTTTCATTCTGTTGTTTTTCACTCTTTTCATGACTGTTTGAACCAACAGTCTGACTTCTCAATtgttgtaataattttaatgataaagaTCTACCTGTTCCTTCGTATCTATTAAAAagattgaataagaataaaaagattcaaggtggtgaaaatatgaaatatattataattacccATTAATAGTTgatgaaagaaatattaaataaggCCCAAGCATGGCTTTCACATAAGGAAGTGGTATTGCAGCAGCTTCATCAATTACAAGTAATTCAGCTTGATTTAATTTATATGCATCAGTAGGATGAAtgtactaaaaagaaaaaaatggctTTGTTTCATAACATTTATGTTTGTATTTTCATacatattaaatgtattttacctGAATTGTCTGTCTGTGATCTCGGAAGACGTTTACACGTACAGTAGCTTTATTAAATTCAGGATTTGTAGACTGTACAAGACCATAATCAAGATGTTCTTGGTATCCCAAACCATCAAAGCCTAAAAATCACATTGAAACTTAATatttgaaaacagaatattcCAATATATAATTTACCTTTAAAGACGAATTCAAACAAAGTATTTAAATTCTCAGGACTTGGACTTGAAACATAAATGTTTGAGTAACCAAATGTTATAGCTCCAGCAATAGCTAAACCTAAAGCTGCAGATTTTCCACGTCCTCTAGCTGCAGTTAAAGAGACAGTAGATCTTAATGTTTTCTCTGATATGCATTCAATAAACTTTAACAGTGCTTTAgcctaaaaatattttaatgccataattgttattacgtattttatttattattaatcttttttATATACACGTATTATTAGAATTAGTTTCTATACAAACCTGATCAATTGTTTTACAGCAATTAACAAGAGAAGAAACAGGTTGTGTATCTTTTAAACTTTCTTTCAGGATATCTAATTCTGATTGCTCTTCAGAAGAAGTTAATTTCTGCACAGGTTCGATTTTTAAATTATGCGATGATATAGGTAATACATTTAACTGATCATCAACAACTAAACATCTTTTACACGAAGCAAGAGataataaaaatctttcattaaaacGACCAACAACATTctgaaaagtaaaaaatatagaaaagtaTTAATGCAATATTTAAAACTATCTTTAAGTTAAAAAGATAAAGATTAATAATATACTTGATGTGCTTCTGTGCGAAATCTCTGATGAACATCCATGTTCATTGTGTATAATTGTTTTAAAGAATTCACAGATTGTAAAAGAAATACAATAAGTCCTCCTCCTTCGATAGTTTCAATAGTACGCGCTAATAAATTTGGTGTAATTGCTTCAAAATCCTAAAAGAAGTAATTTCTTATTTAGATTACTATTTTAGAAGAAATGTAATAAAGAGGAAAACTAAGAATCTTACTTGTAAAACACACATTCCATATGTATTTCCCAATATTTTGTGTGTTtcatgataataacaatatcgtatATTAGTAGAGACAACAAATAATTCAAATGGATCATCTTCATTAACATCCAATTTCCCTGATTTAACTTTCTTTTGTATAGACTTCATTCGTTTCTTTCTGTGGCTACTAAATCCTAGATCTTTTTTATAACACCAAAGTACAGAAGGTCTGGCTTTTACAACAGATTTTGATAACATATGATGTAGCAGAACAAtctgaaaacaatttaattatattttttgttctcAATCACGATTCACAAACCTATATAATAACTTTCACCAACCTGATCCCTTGCTTTTTCTCCGATAACAATGAACAGTGTTCTGTGTCCTGTATTAACACCATTCTCTATTAAAACGCGAATGCGGTTATCTATCTTCTTACGCACCATCTTTAAGtagtaaaatattctttttcctttttaaattttaatttcaacacaATCTTGTTGTGTTAGGTTGTGCGTCTACTTTGTAAGGTTAATGTGATATTCCACGTGCAACGATAATTACATTTTTAGTAGATAGTTTAATTGCTTCAAAACTATACCtgaaaagaaatacaaataagaaattattcatttttacaaCGTTATACAAGTTTATAAGACAGGTTTAGAAAGAAGGAAGATAAATACATTCAAATATGAAAATTGACTCCAATTGGGCTACAGTACTGTAATGTAATTCTGTCTAAATCGGTACAGTAGAATGTGACAtgaaaatgataagaaattCCTTGAACAAACACAACATGCATCACGTGAAAGGTCTTTTCTACACCTTGTTTGTGGTTAAAGTAtacaaaatgtataaaatatattgatttttttcatgattatatttttttagtgTAAAATGAACATTGTTACCTGAAAGTCTTTTTAAAATTCATACCACTATAATGTAAATATTgaagaaatatattaatatttattaatatttatttacagcATTTTTAAGCAATAAATGATTTAGTCATCTGTAATATTTGCTTGTCATAATTATTTGTTCTACAATTCTACTGTTACCTTTTTTGTCTAATGTATAAAGGTAGAGTACATCATAAGCGAAATCtttataattataaagtaatgtatatatactttaaaaattattttaaccttttttatattacagtatatttaaagtacaaataaaaatgtttgaaaaaattCCACTGAGGGAAGCTATTGCGAAGTTGGATGTTCCTGCAGTTGTAGCTCTTGGCAATCCTTTGCTGGATGCTTTTGTATTTCTGAAAAACAAGGATTTACTAAAAAAACATAATCTTACAATAGATGGAGAAACTGAACTTACAGAAGAAAAAATGCAGGAATTAATGGCAGACTTACAACTAGAGTTAATAAGtatatttgttaataattatgaAGTGTTTACATTGTATATAGTTTATACAAATGTATGTATCATTTACTTTATTTCATTAGTTTAAAACAAATATAGAATTACAACTGTATATTTTGTGTAAAAGGTATATACAATGTAAACATTATTATACTAATATTTATTTGCAAATGTTCTTGATTACCTTGATTCATTattattctaaataatattacaaatattaatgATGTCATTAATGATATATGAAATAGATCAGAACCTACAATTAGTGCAGGAGGATCAGCACAAAACACAATGCGAATTTTAGAATGGCTTTGTGATGAAACTTTTAAAAAGCGGTATGGTATTTATTCTGGAGGACTTGGAAATGATTCAAAGGGAACAACATTGAAGAACTTAGTGAGATCAGCAGGTGTGGATACAAGGTTTGCAAtgttctcaatttttttttttaattttcatacaaTAGATCTTTGTAAATACATCTTTTTCCAGATATGCAATTCATTCAACTTTACCTACTGGACAGTGTATAGCACTGATAAATGAATCATCTCGTAGCCTTGTTGCAAATATAGGTGCTGCTGGTGTATATACTACAGATGACTTCAAAAGATGCAATCTGTcattagataaaataaaaataatttatattgaagGATTTTTTATAACTCACAGTTTTTCTGTAGCAAAAGAACTTGTTACACAGGCACAACAAAGGAATATAATTGTAGCTTTTAACCTGAGTGgagtatatatatttaatgtatataaatattttttgattctaAATTGATACACTAATACAGATATAACGAACATGATGTTAACAACAGtattatattgatttttatagGATCATCATGTAGCAATATGTGAAATGGTTGGACATGCAAACATTGTGTTTGGAAATTCAAGAGAAATGGAAGCTTTGGCTCAAGCATTAAACATTACATACGACGATGTAACTGACATACCATTTTTACTAAATAGTCTTAAAAGAATAGCAGTTAATGTTTACAGTGTGTATACAAATTGGTGGTCTCGCGGTGGAGTATTTGTTATGACCCAAGGTGGATCTGCACCAGCAATTGCTGTTTATGGGAAAGGTTATTCAGTTCAAGTAGGTCAATTTGTTCAACCATTTATAAAGATCAATCTGTAGATTAAAGGGTTGACTAATGATTGTACTATA
This region of Osmia lignaria lignaria isolate PbOS001 chromosome 10, iyOsmLign1, whole genome shotgun sequence genomic DNA includes:
- the LOC117611252 gene encoding uncharacterized protein LOC117611252, which gives rise to MFEKIPLREAIAKLDVPAVVALGNPLLDAFVFLKNKDLLKKHNLTIDGETELTEEKMQELMADLQLESEPTISAGGSAQNTMRILEWLCDETFKKRYGIYSGGLGNDSKGTTLKNLVRSAGVDTRYAIHSTLPTGQCIALINESSRSLVANIGAAGVYTTDDFKRCNLSLDKIKIIYIEGFFITHSFSVAKELVTQAQQRNIIVAFNLSGVYIFNDHHVAICEMVGHANIVFGNSREMEALAQALNITYDDVTDIPFLLNSLKRIAVNVYSVYTNWWSRGGVFVMTQGGSAPAIAVYGKGYSVQVQPFKPKTPVVDTTGAGDSLVAGFLAGVLAGWEPKDCLEYGCKVASFMVTRLGVILPTNVPPDLLQ